TTCTGCACATCTCCCAATCATTTAAATTCCTCCTGAAGTGCAAATTCCACCCCTGATCATTCCATAATTCGGCTACAGTTGCTTGTTGCATTTGACATAGGTCGTAGAGGTCAGGAAACCTTTGGCTTAATGGGACCTGACCACACCATTTGTCCATCCAGAACGCCACCTTTCTGCCATTTCCCACCTTACAATATGATCTTTCTAGCACCAAATCCCATAGATCACTGATAGATCTCCATACACTAGACCCATAAGGAGAGGTCACCTTTGTTGTCATCCACTTATCCCTCATTCCATATTTTGCAGCAATCACTTCCTTCCACAATGAGTTCTCAGCAGATGCAAACTTCCATAACCACTTCATCATAAGGCTTTGGTTCTGAAACTTCATGTTCTGATGCCCACACCCCCTATCTTCTTGCTTATGTTCATTTCTTCCCATTTGACAAGATGATACTTCCTTTTATCTTCATTTCCTTGCCAAAAGAAAGTTCTTCTGAGTACCTCTATTCTGTCGATTACACCAGCTGGTGCTGGGAAAACAGACATCATGTAAGTTGGTAAGGCATCCAGCACACTGTTGATCATAGTAAGTCTTCCCCCTCGGGATAAGTATTGACTTTTCCAGTTTGCTAATTTTCTCTCACACTTCTCTATCAATCCACTCCAAATGCTTATTGACTTACTTTTTGCACTTAATGGCATGCCCAAGTAGATGGTGGGTAGCTCCCCTATTTGCCCCCCTAGCGTATTGGCTAGCTCCTCAATTTGCACCACTTCATTGATTGGATAGATGTAGCTTTTCCCCCAGTTTATATGAAGGCCTGACACAGcttcaaaaataatgaaaatggtCCTCAAAATCAGAAAATGGTTCCTCACTGCTTCACAAAAAACTAAGGTATCATCTGCATACTGTAGGTGAGTGATTTCTAGGTTGTTACTTGCCCTGTTTTGCACTTGGAACCCTCTGATCCAGTCTTTGGCTTTTGCTGTGTTAATCAGGCTACTCATCCCCTCCATTGCTAGAATGAACAAGAAAGGTGAAAGCGGATCTCCCTGCCTCAACCCCCTTTGAGAAGAGAAAAAACCAGTAGGGCTTCTATTGATCAGAACTGAAAATTTGACTGTACCTATACAATATTTGATCCATCTGATCCATTTAGATCCAAAACCCATCTTCTGTAACATGTTCACTAGATAATTCCAATTCACATGGTCATATACTTgtcattcatgttcataattattagttttggactaaacatatatatatttgtattttgttcTCCCTTTGTGCCTTTTTTAATTAAAGCCCACACTTTATTGGCACTTAAAGCCCCCACGGACCTTAGAGCTTTGTTGTGCTtttcgcctttgataacactagATGCATTTAGGGAGACTAAGATGGTTTGGGCATGTAAAGAAAATGAATAGATCCCCGATGAGGACGTGTGAAAGGTTGGCAGTGATAAATCTAAGAAGAGGTAGAGGAAGACCAAGGAAGAAATGGGGAGAAGTGATTATACATGACATGGAACATCTTCGGCTTACCGAGAGTGACCCTAGATAGGAAAGCATGGAGGTCAAGGATAAGGGTAGAGGATTAGTAGGTAATCGCGGTAATTTCTGTGTTTCCTGTGGGAGAGCATGCTTCTAGCTATGGGCGGATtgggttgaaattgaagatattaaaatgggttgatatagaaattgggttgggtcttgactcgcccaagtttactttgggtTCAAATGGGTTAAAAATCGGGTTGGGTCATGGCCCGCCTAATTTGAcccgcttaatctcaataattataacatattgttatttaacttttataccccaatttgaaatttaactcaagaattttttcttaaaaaaagttacaaatggatagataaatcctaaaagatataaaatagatagtaattcatacattcaatataagaacatacattacatcaatgcaaataaaaagtcttaaagcgggttgaaattggagattaattgggctcaattgaggattctcttaaaatgggtttAGGCATGAATGGGTTGAGAcagaacccaattcaaattatcttgagcccaacccTTACGATTTTGGGTGGGTTACCTTTACTTGGGCtcatttttgacacccctactTCTAGCTTAGAGCAACTTGTTATTCCCTCTTCTACTTATCAgtatcattatattttttttgatttgttttgaTTATATTATCAGTATCATTATATTAGTATATTATTATCTTATTCTCCAATGATACTACTATTATTGTTTCTTTTACTTTGATTATCTTtactatttttactatttttgttgtCAATACTTTCTATAGTATTATCATCATAGTTTTTACTCTTGTATTTGTCCCGaaaaaaatttttgaaaacGGTTTTCTTGAGCTGATTATCGAAAACATTCTCTCTAACTCACTCATTGGTGAAATGAACTCACTCTGACAATCAGACCCACTGAGTTGGAAATTAACTTCCAAGTGTTGGACACAGACACCTCCTACAACATGTTCTTAGGAAAACCCTGAATTCACATGGAAAGAGTTGTCTTTTCACTGTTCTGGGGAGAGCCAGATGTTGCTCATTTACTCTATGggtttcaattttttctatgtTCTTATCATCACTAAGAGGATGTTGTTGGTGTTGGGGGGCTGGGCTAAAACTTCTTATGTTTGGCTagcaaagtaaaagaaaaagagtgGAAAGAACAATTATGAGGGAGCGAGATGAGTCGcgaattaattcaaaactagttgcaaaaattaaatgaaaagaacaaaaatggaCAAAGATAGAAGCTCGGATTTGCGAGAGACTAATAAATGATATACTTCAAGTGATAGGCCAGACGACGACACGAATAATATATTGTAGTGACCGAGGTCACAGTTACACGTCTTGGATAAGGACATGTCAATAGAACAGCAAGGTCATGGTTACGCGACTTGACCCCAACACTTTCATAAAAGAAGTATCATGGTTTAATAAGACGAGTAGGCTCAAGATTAGGGTGTGATACACAGGACTAGGTCATGGTAATGTGCCTTGACCGGTTTATGTCGAAGCTAAGGTCGTGGTTACGCACCTTAGTTAAGACTAATCAAAGTTCAAACAATATCAATTGAATCATAGGCATAACCAAATAAACACAATTTTATCCAACATGAACTAATTTACACCAAATATAAGTCAACAAAGCGACCATGCTAGAACCACAGGACTAGAGggtgcctaataccttcccccgGTTGTCAGAATTCCTTACCCGGTCTTCTTGTTTTCACGGACCAATAACTAAGGAGTCATACCATCCTTTTTTATTAAGGATTCAAATAAAAGGTGATTTGGAACACCAAACTCAATTCTAAGTGGTAACCCccattaaataaataatctctTTTACAAGCGTCacttcaaaaaacaaaaaaaaaattaaacctttAATGGAGTTAAAAAGGGGCATGACAATGAGGATTAGGAATCAGAGACTTAAGAATATTTGCCAGGGCCTCTTTGGAAATGGATGTAGAGTTTTGACATAGAAAATCAAATGACTGGATATCCTTGGCGTTGCAAAGACCCTTATCTCCCTCAGGCTGGAAAGAATGGACCCTAACCACGGTAATGACAATTCATAGTGCTCTTAGAAGGTTTCATCTGATCACATATACTTTTATGGACAATATGATCCAGTGAAGAAGAATTATAGAAGACAAATATGAGATCCAAGGAGGTGGACGGTCAATCACATTACTATGACGTATGTGGAGGTCTCTGGAGGGACGTTATAGACATGGGATTAAACAAGGACATCATTTCACAATAGGCAATGATGATAGAATCAAAATCTAAAGACAGAGGAGCAGTGATGATCCTTCTTTTCCTGCCATTTGCAGCATTCTGTCTGTTAAGACAGTCCAATATTTAAATACTATTGATCCTTTTTTGGtagtcaaaaaatatatatttaatattgatTTCATCAGGGAATTTGATGTAAGGATTTGATTGGACTTTGTAATACACCAACCAAATTGTATACATTCATAATTACAGTAAAATCTTGAGGAAATAATCTAGCTCCTGAGTTGAATACTCCCTTTTTATACTAGTTGGACACAGGGTTTTCCCACTTAGCTACTGTATAAAAGTTGATCCTCAAACCAAAAGGAGAAAGGTAAATGCAATCTCACCCTACATCTCGTTCCTCCTCCAGTCCGCTTTATGGTTAAGAGCGGCATATTGAAATGGCTTTGTGAGTGGATCTCCTTTTTTTATCAGTGTGAGAGGAATCATTTTTTAcatatcatataataaaaatGGTGACACCAGAAAGTAATGGTACAGTACCAGGTTGCCTAATATCCCAACCCTTTTACTAGTCCAACTTCCAGTCAAGAATGTTAGATAagactccctccgtttcaatttgtttgtcctactttcctttttattccatttcaaaaagaatgcctctttccctttttggcaAATTTTTAATTACAACTTTCCACATGCGTtttttaagaccacaagattaaagaacattttggtacattctacatatcttaaatttaagaccacaagattcaaaagtcctTTTACTTTCTTAAAGACTTAAACTCCATGCCAAATCAAAACTAGACAAACACATTGAAATGGAGGAAGAGTATATATAAGGTGTCCATTCTTTATTGAATTCGAGAACCAGGTTCAATCCATTTTCTAATTCGTTCAGTCAATTTAATGATCAAACACTGAAGCAGCAAACTAAGTGCAAACCTTAGAGACAAGCCGAATAGATCTTCTGGGAAGATTTTGTAGACGCGTTGCACTTCTCAAAATTCTCCCATCATTACAATGATGAACATTATCCGATTCACCGTCatgcctctttctcttcttccctCCATGGGATAATTGCTCCGTCTGCTTCTTCAAAAGCTCTCTGCAAGTGTACAAGTCCAGAAAACAAATTTTCATCCTTGTGTCGTCAGATTCTATAATTCACAGCATCTTAATTCAGGAAGATAGATTACTTAGAAGTTTCTGTTCTGTCGGCATGGTCGGCCCTTGCCTGTAAAATGAAAGACATCATGATATTAACTTGTTTCAGATTTTCatgaaagaaacaaaatatataaattataatgagACAATCACGAAAACAAATTTCTACATGCTTAGTGATCATCTCTTATTACATGCAAAGAAAAAGaggataaatataaaaagtaggCAAACTGAGAAATGGAAGAGCTGTAAAATATGTAACTTCCACTTAATCGAGCCAATACTGCTCGAAAATAACGGTCacacaaacatcaaaatagaactaatTCAAATTTGATCAAAACCAATAAACCTACATTCACTCCCAAATCCCAATTATCTAATTCCTTTCCATCCAAGGCACCACTGCTGCAACAGCAGTGTGATATACTGTCACTGTAACAAACCACAACTGCAGCCACCATATCCACCTCCAGCGTCACAGCCACCTCTGTGGCCACCACCGTTTCACCTTTGTGTCTCTCACCTCTAGACCTCCACCGCCCAAATGGCGTCCCTCACCAGTACCACCACCACTGGTTCCGCACAACTGATATACGATCAATGTTTGGGCTGTTCATCCTCGTGATCACGTCCCTCACAGCTTGCGCAGTCCTGAAGGTAATACAGCCAAAACCCATAGATCTACCGGTATGGTGGTCATCAGTGATCCTTGATTAGAGCATTTCATTAATCTGAGCAAAAGTCTTCGCAATGGTTTGACTAGTGGTAGCCCATGCGAGCCCACAGACACCTGTACTAGGGTGGGGTTGGGGAAGGGGGCGAGGGAGCAGAAAAAGGAGGAGAAATCCAAATAGAGTAAGGAGAACTGCTTAGAACGCACAAACTATTCTaatatttaatatcattttCACAAATTACCAGACCAGTAATATGCTTATCAAAGTGGATATTACCCTACTAATGAATGTCATGTCACAAGCTAAGAAACATCtccacaaaaacaaaaagaagaactaGCCTTGAATAAAGCTGGTACACTCAGATTTCTAACATGTTGACAATACACATACGTGTAACGAGGAAACTATATAAAACATAAGAATATCATTTACATAATCTTCAAAAGTTAAAGTTTAATCATTCATAGAGTCGAAACTATATTGCAGACTGGTTGGTCATCCCACTACTTAAAAAATATAGACAAGGAATGACAGCTACATAGAATCACATTTGCAAAGCTATAACCTAGATAAGCTACAATAGCAAAATGCACCAAATTATGCTAAGAATATATTACCCCACCAGCAGCAGATGAAGGAGTGTCGTCCAGGAAAATGCCACAGGTATCCTCAGTAGAATGGGGTAGACTTCTGAGGCTCTCTGCTGCATCAATCAAATGTCTAAGGCAATCTTTTCCAGAAGAAGaatatgatgaatgttgatgatgacTGCCGATATCTGTAGCCTCTATCTCAGTAAAATCAGTTTCTGAAGAGATATGAGATAGCACTATAAGCTTCTCTGGGACACAACTTCTCTGCCTTTCAGAATTGAGACAACTTACATCTAGCCTCGTATtctgattttcatttttattatgttttagcTCTGGCACATCTGCAGGGGAACTGATAGGTACTTTCTCCAACGATGCATGAAAAGATTTACATAGCCTAGCATCTAAGACCTCTGTAGTGTTTTCTGGGTTATAAGCCTCAACATTGACAGTTCTATTAATAGCCACTGATTTCTTTGAAGCTTGAAAGGTATTCAGACCCACACATGCTATCTCTTCCTCTCCCATAAAAGTATTTACATCAGTGATATTCATTTTCTGTACACCACAAATGGTTCTAAATGAAGATGGACTTCCCTTTTTTCCTTCTGAATGTGTTAAAGTTTCTACAGAACCATCACATGATTTTGTCGTTGCTGAAAATCCCAAAGACGCATCGTTTGTATTTTCTGTATGACATACAACATCAACAGTGCCACATAAACTTGCGGAAGAAACAGTTTGTGCATGGCTGCTGTTAAATCTATTGTCTGAATCTGTTTTCCAGAGAAATGAACTTGTCATTGGTCTGTTATTTCCTAGGTATTGAATCTCCTGACAGAAACTTTGAAATTTGTGATTCTGCAGATTGTGACATACACACACCTTcttttccaatcttttaaaagtGTCTGTTGGGCATGAATTCAAGTCAACATAAAGGTTGATTCCATCTTCTGATGAGACAGAAAACTCAAAAGAAGGTACATGCATCAACTTAGCATCAGAAGTAAATGCATTCTTGGAAAAACTTGTTTGTGGACTGTCAAGTCCTTGATTGAAACCTTTCTCATCACTCTGAGCGATGAATCTTGAAAACAATATCTCTCCGGTTGCGCTCTTCACACCAGAAGAATTTAGAATGTTGTACTCTTTGCCTTTAGAAGTCTCTGTATCTGCTATCTGCATCAAGAAAAACTTGTATTTCAGAGATCAACCCAGGGCATCTAAGCACTTGATGTAATAACATACAAACCTTATCAAGTAATTTGAAGATGATCCTGCCACgatacaaattcataatgaacTCATCATCATGTATCATATGTTCAATAACTAGTTTCACATTCACTCGTCACAAAAGTAAGATTGTCTATCATCAACCTAAAGCCAACATTTACCTTGAAGTAATTGACCAGGGAATTCACGAGATTGGGTTTTGTCTTATGAGGAGACAAACCATACTTCTTGCACAGTTCTTGAAGTTTTTTCTTGCGTAGGCTGTAAATGGAATTTCCATTGTCCTTTGTCTTCATCTCTTTAAAGGAAAAACTCTCTGCTCCCTGCATCAAGACAAACTGATACTTCAGTGATCAATCCAGGCCATCTAAGAAGGTCGTGTCACAACCAAGAAACTTAAATCTTACATTTTCTAGATGATAGTATCAATAATACAATTCACAATGAATTCAGTTTCATGAATGAGATATTCAATCTCACCCAAATATTCACTTTTATTCaccaaaaaataatgttttcttTAGCATCTACCTTGACGTAAGTGATCAAAGAATTTACAAGATTAGGCTTTGTCTTATAAGGAGATAAACCGTGTTTCCTGCACAAATCTTGAAGCTCTTTCTTAGGTAGCCTGTTTATGGAATTTCCATTGTCCTTTGTCTTCATCTCTTGAAATAAACGCTCATCTGCTCCCTGCAGCAAGATGAACTTGTATTTGAGTGGTCAATCCAAGTTGGCTAAGCAGGTTACAAACAATCAAGAAACTTGAATAAGGCATTTTCAAGATGATCACATCAAGAATACACTTTCCTGATGAATTCATTCTCATTTATCAGATATTTAATCTCACCAAAATATTCACTTTTATTCACTACAAAAATAAGATTGTTTACGACATTTACCTTGATGTAAGGGACCAAAGAACTCACAAGATTGGGTTTTGTCTTATAAGGAGATAACCCGTGTTTCCTGCACAAATCTTGAAGCCCTTTCTTAGGTAGCCTGTTTATGGAATTTCCATTGTCCTTTGTCTTCATCTCTTTAAATAAAAGCTCATCTGCTCCCTGCAGCAAGATGAACTTGTATTTGAGTGGTCAATCCAAGTTGGCTAAGCAGGTTACAAACAATCAAGAAACTTGAATAAGGCATTTTTTCAAGATGATGACATCAAGAATACACTTTCCTGATGAATTCATTCTCATTTATCAGATATTTAATCTCACCAAAATATTCACTTTTGTTCACTACAAAAATAAGATTGTTTACGACATTTACCTTGATGTAAGGGACCAAAGAACTCACAAGATTGGGTTTTGTCTTATAAGGAGATAACCCATGTTTCCTGCACAAATCTTGAAGCTCTTTCTTAGGTAGCCTGTTTATGGAATTTCCATTGTCCTTTGTCTTCATCTCTTTAAATAAAAGCTCATCTGCTCCCTGTAGCAAGATGAACTTGTATTTGAGTGGTCAATCCAAGCTGGCTAAGCAGGTTACAAACAATCAAGAAACTTGAATAAGGCATTTTCAAGATGATCACATCAAGAATACACTTTCCTGATGAATTCATTCTCATTTATCAGATATTTAATCTCACCAAAATATTCACTTTTGTTCACTACAAAAATAAGATTGTTTACGACATTTACCTTGATGTAAGGGACCAAAGAACTCACAAGATTGGGTTTTGTCTTATAAGGAGATAACCCGTGTTTCTTGCACAAGTCCTGGAGTTTTTTCTTGGGTAGACCCGGTAGGCTGCAAATAACATTTCCATTGTCCTTCGTTTTCATTTCTctgaatgaaaatatataagcATCATGCAGTTGTCCATAGTTGCCTTTATGTTTCTTGAAATGAAAACTACAGATTAATAAAGTAAACATAATCTAGAAAACTAGAAGCTCTTTCTGCCATAGGTTGTGAAACAAATTCTCAAACTCTGTGAATCTGAGTATTCATTTCCCTTTAACTGGAAGAGTGATTAtctcacaaaaaataaatttcaagagATAAGGGAGATCCAGATGAAATATCAATGTATTTAAACCAAACAAAAAGAACAGTTTTTTACTTGATTTGAACATGCATAATGTGTAACACCTTTACAGCTATTGCATTTTAAGCATCCTCCTGGGAGTATGAATACAAGTGTTATTTGATTATATCTGGTATTTGAATGTATCACAGCATAAAGTAGACAAAGTTCATTCTATTAGTAAATTCCAACTTTAATGGTGATAATGTTACCAGTTCAGCATATAAAGCTCAGATGCTCAACTGCACAGAGTTCCCAAAGAAAATGGGCAGCTGGAAACTTTAACAAGTAATAGGGGGATTAACTCTTTTGGTACAATAACACGTGTTACGGGGATGATTTGGCATAAGATCTGCATAAGAATCTAGAAAGAGAAAGGTCCAATGCACTAAGTTTCTCTCAGATCTCCTTTTTCTCATGCAAATGTACCAACATCACATCCTTGGCAGAATTCGAAATATACTTCTAAGTGAAACTTCCTCAGATCCTTAAGCTTATCCTGTTATAAATCGCTCATTTAAGAGACTTACCAGGGTGAAAAATGAATCATATAACTCCAGTTGAATCTCTAAAACTCACAGTAAATGTGCCAATGTGACTACTtccatttaaggaaaatatagGAATAGCCAACACAGTTTATGGTTTCTTTTTAACAAGGACAAGCAAACACATCTAAAAGTAGCTAACAAATCGCTTCAGAGATCAACACAGCTTTTGTTACAGTTAGAAAATATTATGCTCCACTGAGGAAATAGAAGTTTCTAATTTTTTATCAATCTTCAATCCCGTTGAATAGCTGAGATCACAATATACACTCAAAACAAGTTACCAGTTTcttgtatacatatatatatatacacacacacacacactcaaaatcaaaaactaaGTCCAACAGCCTTTTTAAACTAGACATAAATTTTGACACTTTATTCACCCATTTTGTACTAGAGACCCCAAATAAAGTGAATGCTCAACATTTTAAAAATCCCTAAAGAACAAGAAGCGTCAAAACATACACAAGCTTTCTGCTCATTGCACTTTCACTTTCCTAACCTTCTCTCCTGGACTTTTCCGTGTCAAATGCAAACAGGTAGAGCACCCACTACATAATTTTAAA
The DNA window shown above is from Solanum stenotomum isolate F172 chromosome 6, ASM1918654v1, whole genome shotgun sequence and carries:
- the LOC125868029 gene encoding uncharacterized protein LOC125868029 isoform X1; protein product: MKTKDNGNVICSLPGLPKKKLQDLCKKHGLSPYKTKPNLVSSLVPYIKGADELLFKEMKTKDNGNSINRLPKKELQDLCRKHGLSPYKTKPNLVSSLVPYIKGADELLFKEMKTKDNGNSINRLPKKGLQDLCRKHGLSPYKTKPNLVSSLVPYIKGADERLFQEMKTKDNGNSINRLPKKELQDLCRKHGLSPYKTKPNLVNSLITYVKGAESFSFKEMKTKDNGNSIYSLRKKKLQELCKKYGLSPHKTKPNLVNSLVNYFKIADTETSKGKEYNILNSSGVKSATGEILFSRFIAQSDEKGFNQGLDSPQTSFSKNAFTSDAKLMHVPSFEFSVSSEDGINLYVDLNSCPTDTFKRLEKKVCVCHNLQNHKFQSFCQEIQYLGNNRPMTSSFLWKTDSDNRFNSSHAQTVSSASLCGTVDVVCHTENTNDASLGFSATTKSCDGSVETLTHSEGKKGSPSSFRTICGVQKMNITDVNTFMGEEEIACVGLNTFQASKKSVAINRTVNVEAYNPENTTEVLDARLCKSFHASLEKVPISSPADVPELKHNKNENQNTRLDVSCLNSERQRSCVPEKLIVLSHISSETDFTEIEATDIGSHHQHSSYSSSGKDCLRHLIDAAESLRSLPHSTEDTCGIFLDDTPSSAAGGARADHADRTETSKELLKKQTEQLSHGGKKRKRHDGESDNVHHCNDGRILRSATRLQNLPRRSIRLVSKRLVACNS
- the LOC125868029 gene encoding uncharacterized protein LOC125868029 isoform X5; its protein translation is MKTKDNGNVICSLPGLPKKKLQDLCKKHGLSPYKTKPNLVSSLVPYIKGADELLFKEMKTKDNGNSINRLPKKELQDLCRKHGLSPYKTKPNLVSSLVPYIKGADELLFKEMKTKDNGNSINRLPKKGLQDLCRKHGLSPYKTKPNLVSSLVPYIKGAESFSFKEMKTKDNGNSIYSLRKKKLQELCKKYGLSPHKTKPNLVNSLVNYFKIADTETSKGKEYNILNSSGVKSATGEILFSRFIAQSDEKGFNQGLDSPQTSFSKNAFTSDAKLMHVPSFEFSVSSEDGINLYVDLNSCPTDTFKRLEKKVCVCHNLQNHKFQSFCQEIQYLGNNRPMTSSFLWKTDSDNRFNSSHAQTVSSASLCGTVDVVCHTENTNDASLGFSATTKSCDGSVETLTHSEGKKGSPSSFRTICGVQKMNITDVNTFMGEEEIACVGLNTFQASKKSVAINRTVNVEAYNPENTTEVLDARLCKSFHASLEKVPISSPADVPELKHNKNENQNTRLDVSCLNSERQRSCVPEKLIVLSHISSETDFTEIEATDIGSHHQHSSYSSSGKDCLRHLIDAAESLRSLPHSTEDTCGIFLDDTPSSAAGGARADHADRTETSKELLKKQTEQLSHGGKKRKRHDGESDNVHHCNDGRILRSATRLQNLPRRSIRLVSKRLVACNS
- the LOC125868029 gene encoding uncharacterized protein LOC125868029 isoform X4, encoding MKTKDNGNVICSLPGLPKKKLQDLCKKHGLSPYKTKPNLVSSLVPYIKGADELLFKEMKTKDNGNSINRLPKKELQDLCRKHGLSPYKTKPNLVSSLVPYIKGADERLFQEMKTKDNGNSINRLPKKELQDLCRKHGLSPYKTKPNLVNSLITYVKGAESFSFKEMKTKDNGNSIYSLRKKKLQELCKKYGLSPHKTKPNLVNSLVNYFKIADTETSKGKEYNILNSSGVKSATGEILFSRFIAQSDEKGFNQGLDSPQTSFSKNAFTSDAKLMHVPSFEFSVSSEDGINLYVDLNSCPTDTFKRLEKKVCVCHNLQNHKFQSFCQEIQYLGNNRPMTSSFLWKTDSDNRFNSSHAQTVSSASLCGTVDVVCHTENTNDASLGFSATTKSCDGSVETLTHSEGKKGSPSSFRTICGVQKMNITDVNTFMGEEEIACVGLNTFQASKKSVAINRTVNVEAYNPENTTEVLDARLCKSFHASLEKVPISSPADVPELKHNKNENQNTRLDVSCLNSERQRSCVPEKLIVLSHISSETDFTEIEATDIGSHHQHSSYSSSGKDCLRHLIDAAESLRSLPHSTEDTCGIFLDDTPSSAAGGARADHADRTETSKELLKKQTEQLSHGGKKRKRHDGESDNVHHCNDGRILRSATRLQNLPRRSIRLVSKRLVACNS
- the LOC125868029 gene encoding uncharacterized protein LOC125868029 isoform X7, producing the protein MKTKDNGNVICSLPGLPKKKLQDLCKKHGLSPYKTKPNLVSSLVPYIKGADERLFQEMKTKDNGNSINRLPKKELQDLCRKHGLSPYKTKPNLVNSLITYVKGAESFSFKEMKTKDNGNSIYSLRKKKLQELCKKYGLSPHKTKPNLVNSLVNYFKIADTETSKGKEYNILNSSGVKSATGEILFSRFIAQSDEKGFNQGLDSPQTSFSKNAFTSDAKLMHVPSFEFSVSSEDGINLYVDLNSCPTDTFKRLEKKVCVCHNLQNHKFQSFCQEIQYLGNNRPMTSSFLWKTDSDNRFNSSHAQTVSSASLCGTVDVVCHTENTNDASLGFSATTKSCDGSVETLTHSEGKKGSPSSFRTICGVQKMNITDVNTFMGEEEIACVGLNTFQASKKSVAINRTVNVEAYNPENTTEVLDARLCKSFHASLEKVPISSPADVPELKHNKNENQNTRLDVSCLNSERQRSCVPEKLIVLSHISSETDFTEIEATDIGSHHQHSSYSSSGKDCLRHLIDAAESLRSLPHSTEDTCGIFLDDTPSSAAGGARADHADRTETSKELLKKQTEQLSHGGKKRKRHDGESDNVHHCNDGRILRSATRLQNLPRRSIRLVSKRLVACNS
- the LOC125868029 gene encoding uncharacterized protein LOC125868029 isoform X3, which gives rise to MKTKDNGNVICSLPGLPKKKLQDLCKKHGLSPYKTKPNLVSSLVPYIKGADELLFKEMKTKDNGNSINRLPKKGLQDLCRKHGLSPYKTKPNLVSSLVPYIKGADERLFQEMKTKDNGNSINRLPKKELQDLCRKHGLSPYKTKPNLVNSLITYVKGAESFSFKEMKTKDNGNSIYSLRKKKLQELCKKYGLSPHKTKPNLVNSLVNYFKIADTETSKGKEYNILNSSGVKSATGEILFSRFIAQSDEKGFNQGLDSPQTSFSKNAFTSDAKLMHVPSFEFSVSSEDGINLYVDLNSCPTDTFKRLEKKVCVCHNLQNHKFQSFCQEIQYLGNNRPMTSSFLWKTDSDNRFNSSHAQTVSSASLCGTVDVVCHTENTNDASLGFSATTKSCDGSVETLTHSEGKKGSPSSFRTICGVQKMNITDVNTFMGEEEIACVGLNTFQASKKSVAINRTVNVEAYNPENTTEVLDARLCKSFHASLEKVPISSPADVPELKHNKNENQNTRLDVSCLNSERQRSCVPEKLIVLSHISSETDFTEIEATDIGSHHQHSSYSSSGKDCLRHLIDAAESLRSLPHSTEDTCGIFLDDTPSSAAGGARADHADRTETSKELLKKQTEQLSHGGKKRKRHDGESDNVHHCNDGRILRSATRLQNLPRRSIRLVSKRLVACNS
- the LOC125868029 gene encoding uncharacterized protein LOC125868029 isoform X2 encodes the protein MKTKDNGNVICSLPGLPKKKLQDLCKKHGLSPYKTKPNLVSSLVPYIKGADELLFKEMKTKDNGNSINRLPKKELQDLCRKHGLSPYKTKPNLVSSLVPYIKGADELLFKEMKTKDNGNSINRLPKKGLQDLCRKHGLSPYKTKPNLGADERLFQEMKTKDNGNSINRLPKKELQDLCRKHGLSPYKTKPNLVNSLITYVKGAESFSFKEMKTKDNGNSIYSLRKKKLQELCKKYGLSPHKTKPNLVNSLVNYFKIADTETSKGKEYNILNSSGVKSATGEILFSRFIAQSDEKGFNQGLDSPQTSFSKNAFTSDAKLMHVPSFEFSVSSEDGINLYVDLNSCPTDTFKRLEKKVCVCHNLQNHKFQSFCQEIQYLGNNRPMTSSFLWKTDSDNRFNSSHAQTVSSASLCGTVDVVCHTENTNDASLGFSATTKSCDGSVETLTHSEGKKGSPSSFRTICGVQKMNITDVNTFMGEEEIACVGLNTFQASKKSVAINRTVNVEAYNPENTTEVLDARLCKSFHASLEKVPISSPADVPELKHNKNENQNTRLDVSCLNSERQRSCVPEKLIVLSHISSETDFTEIEATDIGSHHQHSSYSSSGKDCLRHLIDAAESLRSLPHSTEDTCGIFLDDTPSSAAGGARADHADRTETSKELLKKQTEQLSHGGKKRKRHDGESDNVHHCNDGRILRSATRLQNLPRRSIRLVSKRLVACNS